One Synechococcus sp. PROS-9-1 DNA window includes the following coding sequences:
- a CDS encoding ABC transporter permease, whose protein sequence is MASKLPLADTVGMALTTLKANRLRSLLTMLGIVIGNASVITLVGVGRGAQNLAEDQLSSLGANVLFVVPGSNDTRRQGVAFPRTLVLEDASAIAAQVPSVKRVAPQISANEVVQAGARSTSASISGVTPAFLPVRSFEVARGRFISSEDEQSAKTVVVIGPDLRDKLFPSGAAVGQSIRIRDQSFSVIGVMEPKGAVFGSNQDENAYIPLTTMVSRLTGRDPTYGISLSFISVEAKDEQSTGPAKFQITNLLRQRHRILRKDDFAVRSQKDALTIVGTITGGLTLMLGAIGGVSLLVGGIGIMNIMLVSVSERTEEIGLRKALGARSSDVLRQFLVESLVLASLGGVIGTAVGLGTVTAVAFFSPLPAAIGASTILVTVGLSGSIGLFFGVVPAKRAAMLDPIVALRSL, encoded by the coding sequence ATGGCCAGCAAGCTGCCTCTTGCCGACACCGTCGGCATGGCTCTCACCACACTGAAGGCAAATCGCTTACGCAGTTTGCTCACGATGCTGGGCATCGTGATTGGTAATGCCTCCGTGATCACCCTTGTTGGTGTGGGTCGAGGTGCCCAAAATTTGGCGGAGGACCAGCTCAGCAGTCTTGGAGCCAACGTGTTGTTTGTGGTTCCTGGAAGCAATGACACGCGAAGGCAGGGGGTGGCCTTTCCGCGCACCTTGGTGCTGGAGGATGCCAGCGCCATTGCTGCGCAAGTGCCAAGCGTGAAACGCGTTGCTCCCCAGATCTCAGCCAATGAAGTTGTTCAGGCTGGGGCGAGGAGCACGAGCGCCTCGATCTCAGGGGTAACGCCAGCTTTTTTACCGGTGCGCAGTTTTGAGGTTGCCCGTGGTCGATTCATCAGTTCCGAGGATGAACAGAGCGCGAAGACCGTTGTGGTGATTGGTCCAGATCTTCGTGACAAGCTCTTTCCTTCTGGTGCAGCCGTTGGTCAAAGCATCCGGATTAGAGACCAGAGCTTCTCTGTCATTGGCGTGATGGAGCCCAAAGGAGCGGTCTTTGGTTCAAACCAGGATGAAAACGCCTACATCCCGCTAACAACCATGGTGAGTCGTCTCACTGGCCGGGACCCAACCTATGGAATCAGTCTCAGCTTTATCAGTGTTGAAGCGAAGGATGAGCAAAGCACTGGGCCAGCCAAGTTTCAAATCACCAATTTGCTGCGTCAACGGCATCGCATTTTGCGCAAGGACGATTTTGCCGTCAGATCTCAGAAGGATGCTCTCACCATCGTTGGCACGATTACAGGCGGCCTAACTCTGATGCTTGGTGCGATCGGAGGCGTTTCGTTGCTCGTTGGTGGCATCGGAATCATGAACATCATGTTGGTGTCGGTCAGCGAGCGCACGGAAGAAATCGGCTTACGCAAGGCATTGGGTGCGCGTAGTTCCGACGTTCTCCGACAGTTTTTGGTTGAAAGTCTTGTTTTGGCGAGCCTCGGTGGCGTAATTGGAACCGCCGTAGGACTTGGCACCGTGACAGCTGTTGCCTTCTTCTCGCCCTTACCAGCAGCGATTGGTGCATCAACAATTTTGGTCACGGTGGGGTTATCTGGATCCATCGGTCTGTTTTTTGGCGTTGTACCTGCCAAGCGTGCAGCGATGCTCGATCCGATCGTTGCATTAAGAAGCCTCTAA
- the ilvA gene encoding threonine ammonia-lyase, biosynthetic, whose amino-acid sequence MDHYLPRILRARVYDVARETPLELANNLSRRLSNSVWLKREDLQPVFSFKLRGAYNRMAQLSKAELQLGVIASSAGNHAQGVALSASHLGCRAVIVMPVTTPGVKVDAVRQLGAEVVLHGETYDEAYAEARSRSEAEQLCFIHPFDDPEVIAGQGTVGMEILRQCHQPPDAIYVAVGGGGLIGGIAVYVKSLWPDVQIIGVEPHDAAAMTLSLEAGERIRLPQVGLFADGVAVREVGEHTFALAQKYVDDIVTVSTDEICAAIKDVFEDTRSILEPAGALAIAGLKADVNRRSLQNQNLVAVACGANINFARLRFVAERAELGEEREAMLAVEIPERPGSLRCLCELLADRSLTEFSYRMRAGDQAHIFMGVQVSGPDDRASLINHLKTQGYACLDLSDDELSKVHLRHMVGGRLPASSTASNVKELLYRFEFPERPGALMRFVTALHRDWSISIFHYRNHGADVGRIVVGVLVSTDDLKAWQSFLRDLGYSSWEETSNPAYQLFLGG is encoded by the coding sequence ATGGATCATTATTTGCCGCGGATCCTGCGCGCCCGTGTCTATGACGTGGCCCGGGAAACCCCTTTAGAACTCGCTAACAACCTGAGCCGAAGGTTGAGCAACAGCGTTTGGTTGAAACGGGAAGACCTTCAACCCGTTTTTTCTTTCAAGCTGCGTGGTGCCTACAACCGCATGGCTCAACTTTCGAAAGCTGAGCTGCAACTCGGGGTGATCGCTTCAAGTGCTGGGAATCATGCACAGGGTGTGGCCCTCAGCGCATCCCATCTCGGCTGTAGAGCAGTGATCGTGATGCCAGTCACAACCCCTGGCGTGAAAGTTGATGCTGTGCGCCAGTTGGGAGCAGAGGTGGTGCTTCATGGTGAGACCTATGACGAGGCCTATGCCGAGGCCAGGTCACGCAGTGAAGCGGAACAACTTTGCTTTATCCATCCGTTTGACGATCCGGAGGTGATTGCAGGACAGGGAACGGTGGGCATGGAAATCCTGCGCCAGTGCCATCAGCCACCCGATGCGATCTATGTGGCTGTGGGTGGTGGTGGTTTGATCGGCGGAATCGCCGTGTATGTGAAAAGTCTCTGGCCTGACGTTCAAATCATCGGCGTTGAACCCCACGATGCTGCCGCCATGACCCTGTCCTTAGAGGCAGGTGAACGCATCCGATTGCCACAAGTGGGGCTCTTTGCAGATGGAGTGGCTGTACGTGAGGTGGGGGAGCACACCTTTGCTTTGGCCCAAAAGTATGTCGATGACATCGTCACCGTGAGCACCGATGAAATCTGTGCCGCGATTAAGGATGTTTTTGAAGACACCCGATCGATTCTCGAACCGGCAGGCGCCCTTGCTATTGCAGGTCTCAAGGCTGATGTAAACCGACGGTCGCTGCAGAATCAAAACCTCGTTGCTGTGGCCTGTGGGGCGAACATCAATTTTGCGCGCCTGCGCTTCGTTGCTGAGCGTGCGGAATTAGGTGAAGAGCGCGAAGCGATGCTCGCCGTAGAAATTCCGGAGCGTCCAGGGAGTCTTCGCTGCCTGTGTGAATTACTTGCAGATCGCAGCCTCACAGAATTTTCCTATCGGATGAGGGCTGGTGATCAGGCCCACATTTTTATGGGCGTTCAGGTGAGCGGGCCCGATGACAGAGCGTCCTTAATCAACCATCTCAAGACGCAAGGGTATGCCTGCCTAGATCTCAGTGACGATGAACTGTCGAAGGTGCATCTCCGGCACATGGTTGGAGGCCGTCTCCCTGCGAGTTCAACGGCCAGCAATGTGAAGGAGCTGCTTTATCGCTTCGAGTTTCCAGAGCGCCCAGGGGCCTTAATGCGCTTCGTGACGGCCTTGCATCGGGATTGGAGCATCAGCATTTTCCATTACAGAAATCATGGAGCCGATGTGGGTCGAATTGTGGTTGGCGTTCTTGTCAGCACCGACGATCTCAAGGCCTGGCAGTCCTTCCTGCGCGACCTTGGTTACAGCAGTTGGGAAGAAACGAGTAATCCGGCTTACCAACTTTTTCTTGGTGGATGA
- the pyk gene encoding pyruvate kinase has protein sequence MAQIDLTRRTKIVATIGPATESPERIRELIQAGATTFRLNFSHGDHSEHAERMATIRQVAHELGAHIGILQDLQGPKIRLGRFEEGPITLAKGDQFALTAKQVRCNQTVATVTYDKLAEEVSAGSRILLDDGRVEMKVERVDAADQTLHCSVTVPGVLSNNKGVNFPDVQLSVRALTPKDRQDLAFGLQQGVDWVALSFVRNPSDMQEIRELIRKHGHTTPVIAKIEKFEAIDQIDAILPLCDGVMVARGDLGVEMPAEEVPLLQKDLIHKANSLGIPIITATQMLDSMASSPRPTRAEVSDVANAILDGTDAVMLSNETAVGDFPVEAVETMATIAVRIERDYPQRPIDTHLPSTIPNAISGAVSSIARQLNAAAILPLTKSGATAHNVSKFRPSTPILAITSEVNVARKLQLVWGVSPLLIETQKSTTATFTLAMAYAQELGVVKDGDLCVQTAGTLAGISGSTDLIKVGIVSAVLGRGTGFGSGSVSGKVRIAMSASDCARLEPGDILVARDTSADYLDGIREAAAVITEQPGEDSHAAVIAKRLGVPVITGVTNATQDLREGEVVTLHVRDGLVHRGTGSNMAMKLDTML, from the coding sequence ATGGCCCAGATCGATCTAACCCGTAGAACCAAGATCGTGGCCACCATTGGGCCCGCAACGGAAAGTCCCGAAAGGATCCGTGAACTCATCCAAGCCGGAGCGACCACGTTTCGACTGAACTTTTCTCATGGAGATCACAGCGAGCACGCCGAAAGGATGGCCACAATTCGACAGGTGGCCCACGAATTGGGCGCCCACATCGGCATCCTTCAGGATCTTCAGGGTCCGAAGATTCGCTTAGGTCGCTTCGAAGAAGGTCCGATCACGCTCGCAAAAGGTGATCAATTCGCACTCACGGCTAAGCAGGTGCGTTGTAATCAGACGGTGGCAACAGTCACCTACGACAAACTGGCCGAAGAAGTGTCTGCTGGTAGTCGCATCCTTCTTGATGATGGCCGCGTCGAGATGAAGGTTGAGCGCGTGGATGCCGCCGACCAGACCCTCCACTGCTCAGTCACGGTTCCTGGCGTGCTGTCCAACAACAAAGGGGTGAATTTCCCAGACGTGCAGCTCTCTGTAAGGGCGCTGACTCCAAAAGATCGACAAGATTTGGCCTTTGGCCTTCAGCAGGGCGTGGACTGGGTCGCGCTGAGCTTTGTGCGCAATCCCTCTGACATGCAAGAGATCAGAGAACTGATTCGTAAGCACGGTCACACCACTCCTGTGATCGCCAAAATTGAAAAGTTCGAAGCGATTGATCAAATTGACGCGATCTTGCCGCTTTGTGATGGCGTGATGGTGGCCCGTGGTGACCTAGGGGTTGAAATGCCTGCTGAAGAGGTCCCGCTTCTTCAAAAAGATCTGATCCACAAAGCAAACAGCCTCGGGATTCCGATCATTACGGCGACCCAGATGCTCGATTCCATGGCTTCGAGCCCTAGACCGACGCGTGCAGAGGTAAGTGACGTTGCCAACGCCATCCTGGATGGCACTGATGCGGTGATGCTGTCCAATGAGACGGCTGTTGGTGACTTTCCTGTTGAGGCTGTTGAAACCATGGCGACGATCGCCGTGCGGATCGAACGGGATTACCCCCAACGGCCCATCGATACTCATCTGCCGAGCACAATCCCGAATGCGATTAGTGGGGCGGTGAGCAGCATTGCCCGACAGCTCAATGCGGCAGCGATTTTGCCCTTAACCAAAAGTGGTGCCACCGCTCATAACGTCAGCAAATTCAGGCCCTCCACTCCCATCCTTGCGATCACCAGCGAAGTCAACGTGGCGCGCAAGCTTCAGTTGGTTTGGGGTGTGTCACCACTGTTGATTGAAACCCAAAAGAGCACCACAGCCACCTTCACGTTGGCGATGGCTTATGCCCAAGAGCTTGGTGTGGTGAAAGACGGTGATCTTTGCGTGCAAACAGCAGGTACGCTCGCTGGAATTAGTGGCTCTACAGACCTGATCAAAGTGGGCATCGTGAGTGCTGTACTCGGTCGTGGGACGGGCTTTGGCAGTGGCTCTGTTAGCGGAAAAGTGCGTATAGCGATGTCTGCTAGTGATTGCGCTCGGCTCGAACCAGGAGACATCCTTGTGGCTCGGGATACCTCAGCCGACTACCTCGACGGCATTCGTGAAGCTGCTGCTGTCATCACAGAACAACCTGGCGAGGACTCTCACGCTGCAGTAATCGCCAAGCGCCTAGGCGTTCCTGTGATTACCGGGGTGACCAATGCCACGCAAGATCTCAGAGAAGGCGAAGTTGTCACCTTGCACGTGAGAGATGGTTTGGTTCATCGGGGTACAGGCAGCAACATGGCAATGAAATTAGACACCATGCTCTGA
- the clpP gene encoding ATP-dependent Clp endopeptidase proteolytic subunit ClpP codes for MIPIVIEESGRGERAFDIYSRLLRERIIFLGEPVTSDSANRIVAQLLFLEAEDPEKEIFLYVNSPGGSVYDGLGIFDTMQHIKPDVHTVCVGLAASMGAFLLCAGAKGKRSSLQHSRIMIHQPLGGASGQASDIRIQADEILFLKDRLNHELADRTGQPLDKIQADTDRDFFMSPQQAMEYGLIDNVIDKSPVRSV; via the coding sequence ATGATCCCGATCGTGATCGAGGAATCAGGACGAGGAGAAAGGGCTTTTGATATTTATTCTCGTCTCTTAAGGGAGCGAATCATTTTCTTAGGCGAGCCTGTTACCAGCGATTCCGCCAATCGAATCGTTGCTCAGCTTCTTTTTCTGGAAGCGGAGGATCCCGAAAAAGAGATCTTCTTATATGTGAATTCTCCCGGTGGCTCGGTTTACGACGGGCTTGGGATCTTTGACACCATGCAGCACATCAAGCCAGATGTGCACACCGTCTGTGTTGGCCTTGCTGCGAGCATGGGTGCATTCTTGCTATGTGCTGGCGCGAAAGGAAAGCGCAGCAGTTTGCAGCATTCTCGGATCATGATTCACCAGCCTTTGGGCGGCGCAAGTGGTCAGGCCAGTGATATTCGAATCCAAGCCGACGAAATCTTGTTTCTTAAAGATCGCTTGAATCATGAATTGGCAGACCGCACTGGACAACCTCTAGACAAAATTCAAGCCGATACCGACCGAGATTTCTTTATGTCTCCACAACAGGCTATGGAATATGGCTTGATCGACAACGTGATTGATAAGAGCCCTGTTCGCTCTGTATAA
- a CDS encoding YggT family protein produces the protein MDLSFVSTFLQIIAQTLQIYSFVLIVRVLLTWFPNVDMGNPVLSTVSSITDPYLNAFRGLIPPLGGLDLSAILAFVALSLMQQLLVSASYAFAGGFGNYG, from the coding sequence ATGGATTTGAGTTTTGTTTCCACCTTCCTTCAGATCATTGCCCAGACACTGCAGATTTATTCGTTTGTTTTGATCGTTCGAGTGCTGCTCACCTGGTTCCCAAATGTGGATATGGGGAACCCAGTGCTCAGCACGGTGAGTTCGATCACCGACCCCTACCTCAATGCCTTTCGTGGCCTGATCCCCCCGTTAGGAGGCCTAGATCTGTCCGCCATTCTCGCGTTCGTTGCCCTGAGCTTGATGCAGCAGCTCTTGGTGTCAGCCAGCTACGCATTTGCCGGTGGATTTGGCAACTACGGCTAA
- the dxs gene encoding 1-deoxy-D-xylulose-5-phosphate synthase, protein MHLSELTHPNQLHGLSAAQLEDVAKQIRERHLEVVSNSGGHLGPGLGVVELTLALYQTLDLDQDKVVWDVGHQAYPHKLITGRYGSFDSLRQQGGVAGYLKRAESRFDHFGAGHASTSISAALGMAIARDRQGLNYKCVAVIGDGALTGGMALEAINHAGHLPSTPLLVVLNDNDMSISPPVGALSTYLNRMRLSPPLQFISGSVEESVRHLPFMGGEIPPELNRLKESMRRLAVPKVGAVFEELGFTYMGPIDGHDMAEMTRTFQSAHRVGGPVMVHVVTKKGKGYPYAEADQVGYHAQSAFNLNTGKARPSKTPKPPSYSKVFGQTLVKLCEQNPKVVGITAAMATGTGLDILQKALPDQYIDVGIAEQHAVTLSAGMACDGLRPVVAIYSTFLQRAFDQLIHDVGIQKLPVTFVLDRAGIVGADGPTHQGQYDISYMRAIPNFTVMAPKDEAELQRMLVTCLNHDGPTALRIPRGPGEGVPLMEEGWEALPIGCGEVVREGNDVLIVAYGAMVPKAVATAKCLAAVGVEVAVINARYLRPLDEALIHPMAKQIGKIVTMEEGALAGGFGSAVLESLQEKGLAIPMLRIGIPDRLVDHATPQQSFEALGLTPDQMAVRIKQHFLLATTGSLTLEQKAPAEVSSAG, encoded by the coding sequence ATGCATCTGAGCGAATTAACCCATCCCAATCAGCTGCACGGACTGTCCGCTGCGCAGCTTGAGGATGTGGCCAAGCAAATTCGTGAACGCCATTTGGAAGTGGTGTCCAACAGCGGCGGACATCTTGGACCTGGACTAGGCGTCGTTGAATTAACCCTGGCCCTCTACCAAACACTTGATCTGGATCAAGACAAGGTCGTTTGGGATGTGGGGCATCAGGCCTATCCGCACAAATTAATCACTGGACGCTATGGAAGCTTCGACTCCCTACGTCAGCAGGGAGGAGTTGCCGGATATCTCAAGAGAGCGGAAAGTCGTTTTGATCATTTCGGTGCAGGCCACGCCAGCACATCCATCTCTGCAGCCCTCGGAATGGCAATTGCCCGTGATCGGCAAGGTCTTAACTACAAATGCGTTGCCGTGATTGGTGATGGGGCCCTTACCGGTGGCATGGCCTTAGAGGCGATCAACCATGCCGGCCATCTTCCATCCACTCCACTACTCGTTGTTTTAAATGACAACGACATGTCGATTTCTCCACCTGTTGGCGCTCTCTCGACCTATCTCAACCGGATGCGATTGAGCCCGCCTCTTCAATTTATATCTGGAAGCGTTGAGGAAAGCGTGCGTCATCTTCCCTTTATGGGGGGAGAGATACCACCGGAGCTGAATCGTCTCAAAGAGAGCATGCGCCGACTGGCTGTTCCAAAAGTTGGTGCCGTTTTTGAGGAGCTTGGATTCACCTACATGGGTCCGATCGATGGCCATGACATGGCTGAAATGACTCGAACGTTCCAATCCGCTCATCGCGTGGGTGGTCCGGTCATGGTTCATGTTGTTACAAAAAAAGGGAAGGGGTATCCCTACGCAGAAGCCGATCAAGTCGGCTACCACGCGCAGTCAGCTTTCAACCTCAATACCGGTAAAGCAAGGCCCAGCAAAACTCCAAAACCACCGAGCTACAGCAAGGTGTTTGGACAAACCCTTGTCAAACTTTGCGAACAGAATCCAAAGGTTGTTGGGATCACAGCCGCCATGGCGACTGGAACTGGCCTGGATATCCTGCAAAAAGCACTCCCCGACCAATACATCGACGTTGGCATTGCTGAGCAGCATGCCGTCACCCTGTCCGCTGGCATGGCTTGCGATGGGCTGAGGCCAGTTGTGGCGATCTACAGCACGTTTTTACAGAGGGCCTTCGATCAGCTCATCCACGATGTAGGGATTCAAAAACTTCCGGTGACGTTTGTTCTAGATAGGGCGGGCATTGTCGGAGCCGATGGTCCAACGCACCAAGGCCAATACGACATCAGCTACATGCGTGCGATTCCTAATTTCACCGTGATGGCACCTAAAGATGAGGCGGAGCTGCAGAGGATGTTGGTGACTTGCCTCAACCACGATGGACCAACAGCTCTGAGAATTCCTCGCGGTCCAGGTGAAGGTGTGCCATTGATGGAGGAAGGCTGGGAGGCCCTCCCGATTGGCTGTGGTGAAGTCGTACGTGAAGGCAATGATGTCTTGATCGTTGCCTATGGAGCCATGGTGCCAAAGGCAGTGGCTACGGCGAAATGTTTAGCAGCAGTTGGCGTTGAGGTTGCTGTGATTAATGCCCGATATTTACGTCCCCTGGATGAAGCACTCATTCATCCCATGGCCAAGCAGATCGGAAAGATTGTCACGATGGAGGAGGGAGCATTAGCTGGCGGCTTCGGCTCAGCTGTTCTTGAATCGCTCCAGGAGAAAGGGCTAGCGATTCCCATGCTTCGCATTGGCATTCCTGACCGGCTGGTGGATCACGCAACTCCCCAGCAAAGTTTTGAAGCCTTGGGTTTGACACCGGATCAAATGGCAGTCCGGATCAAGCAGCATTTCCTGCTTGCAACAACAGGTTCTCTCACCCTCGAGCAGAAAGCACCAGCTGAGGTGTCCTCAGCTGGCTGA
- the scpB gene encoding SMC-Scp complex subunit ScpB, producing the protein MQEFSLSLPARLEAILYLKGKALSLSELAELADASNKEAEQGLLALVAGYAQRDTALEIHENSGRYSLQLRAGLGELVRNLLPVNLSTATLRTLATIALKRRILQSELVELRGSGAYDHIKELLNQNFIERKRQSEGRSYWLSLSEKFHRTFSVLPDRGISEPDQAA; encoded by the coding sequence ATGCAGGAGTTCTCTCTCTCCCTTCCAGCTCGCTTAGAGGCCATCCTTTACCTAAAGGGAAAAGCCCTGTCCCTTTCGGAATTGGCCGAGTTGGCTGACGCCAGTAACAAAGAAGCAGAACAGGGTTTACTCGCCTTGGTCGCTGGTTATGCCCAACGGGATACGGCCTTGGAAATTCACGAAAACAGCGGTCGGTACAGCCTTCAGCTCCGGGCTGGTCTTGGGGAACTGGTTCGTAATCTCTTGCCGGTCAATCTGTCCACGGCAACGCTGAGAACGCTGGCAACGATTGCATTGAAGCGACGGATTCTTCAGTCGGAGCTTGTTGAATTAAGGGGGTCAGGCGCCTACGACCACATCAAAGAGCTGCTCAATCAGAACTTTATTGAACGCAAACGCCAAAGCGAAGGACGCTCGTATTGGCTCAGTCTTTCTGAAAAGTTTCACCGTACTTTTTCTGTGCTTCCTGATAGAGGGATCTCAGAACCAGATCAGGCTGCATAA
- a CDS encoding nucleoside triphosphate pyrophosphohydrolase family protein, with the protein MDLNAYQTAARLTALYPDAGSNPIYPTLGLTGEAGEVADKVKKVLRDRAGHFDDEVRAEIALELGDVLWYVAQLASELGYDLDDVANQNLQKLRDRSARGQLKGSGDHR; encoded by the coding sequence ATGGACCTGAATGCTTATCAGACCGCTGCACGGCTAACGGCTCTTTACCCAGATGCTGGCAGCAATCCCATCTATCCAACCTTGGGCCTAACTGGTGAAGCAGGGGAAGTCGCAGACAAAGTGAAGAAGGTTCTGCGCGATCGAGCAGGACACTTTGACGATGAGGTCAGAGCTGAGATCGCGCTGGAGCTCGGTGATGTGCTCTGGTACGTCGCTCAGCTAGCCAGTGAACTGGGCTATGACCTGGATGATGTGGCCAACCAAAACCTTCAGAAATTGCGTGACCGTTCAGCGCGTGGGCAGCTGAAAGGGAGTGGCGATCACCGCTGA
- the ftsH gene encoding ATP-dependent zinc metalloprotease FtsH, with translation MNQRWRQIALWILPIGVALLLVWQLVGSGALNNLRSNSASTSGSTTVAPRNAAVARMSYGRFLDYVAAGRVTAVDIYDGGRNAVVEAVDPDLDNRVQRLRVDLPGLAPELINTLKEEGISFDIHPPKTAPPALGILGNLLFPLLLIGSLIFLARRGNSMPGGPGQAMQFGKTKARFAMEADTGVKFDDVAGVSEAKQDLQEVVTFLKQPERFTSVGAQIPKGVLLVGPPGTGKTLLAKAIAGEAGVPFFSLSGSEFVEMFVGVGASRVRDLFKRAKENSPCLIFIDEIDAVGRQRGAGVGGGNDEREQTLNQLLTEMDGFEGNSGIIILAATNRPDVLDSALMRPGRFDRQVTVDAPDIKGRLSILEVHSRNKKLDENLTLDSIARRTPGFTGADLANLLNEAAILTARRRKESIGISEIDDAVDRIIAGMEGHPLTDGRSKRLIAYHEVGHALVGTLVKDHDPVQKVTLIPRGQAQGLTWFSPDEEQMLVSRAQLKARIMGALGGRAAEDVVFGHSEVTTGAGGDIQMVASMARQMVTQFGMSQLGPMALEGGSQEVFLGRDLMTRKDVSDSIAKQIDEQVRLIVMKCYEETVALVGQHRQAMDKLVEQLIEQETLDGDEFRVVVAEFAEIPEKERFSPLLA, from the coding sequence ATGAATCAACGCTGGCGTCAGATAGCCCTCTGGATTCTTCCCATCGGCGTCGCGTTGCTGCTTGTTTGGCAGCTGGTTGGAAGCGGAGCTCTCAATAATCTTCGTAGTAATAGTGCTTCCACTAGCGGAAGCACCACGGTTGCTCCCCGCAATGCTGCTGTGGCTCGGATGAGCTACGGACGTTTCTTGGACTACGTCGCAGCTGGTCGCGTCACGGCGGTTGATATTTACGACGGCGGCCGTAACGCGGTTGTGGAAGCGGTTGATCCTGATCTTGATAATCGGGTTCAAAGGCTCCGCGTAGACCTTCCTGGCTTAGCCCCTGAGCTGATCAACACCCTCAAAGAAGAGGGCATCAGTTTCGATATTCATCCACCGAAGACAGCTCCCCCTGCCCTTGGAATTCTTGGAAATCTTCTGTTCCCCCTGTTGCTTATCGGATCTTTGATCTTTTTGGCTCGTCGTGGCAACTCCATGCCTGGAGGCCCTGGTCAAGCCATGCAATTCGGTAAGACAAAAGCTCGTTTTGCAATGGAAGCTGATACCGGTGTGAAATTTGATGATGTTGCCGGTGTTAGCGAAGCCAAGCAAGACTTGCAGGAAGTGGTCACCTTTTTGAAGCAACCTGAACGTTTCACCTCGGTTGGTGCTCAAATTCCTAAGGGTGTTTTGTTAGTGGGCCCTCCAGGAACCGGCAAGACTCTTCTTGCCAAAGCCATTGCTGGAGAAGCTGGTGTTCCTTTCTTCTCTCTTTCTGGTTCAGAATTCGTTGAAATGTTTGTGGGTGTCGGTGCTAGCCGAGTTCGCGATCTTTTCAAACGTGCGAAAGAAAATAGCCCTTGTCTCATCTTTATCGATGAAATTGATGCCGTAGGTCGGCAGCGTGGTGCTGGAGTTGGTGGAGGCAACGATGAGCGTGAGCAAACGCTCAATCAGCTGCTGACAGAAATGGATGGTTTTGAAGGAAATAGCGGAATCATCATTCTTGCCGCTACCAATAGACCTGACGTTCTGGACTCCGCGCTAATGCGTCCTGGTCGTTTTGACCGTCAAGTCACCGTGGATGCTCCTGATATCAAAGGTCGTCTTTCGATCCTTGAGGTTCACTCCAGAAACAAAAAGCTTGACGAGAATCTAACTCTCGACAGCATTGCCAGAAGGACGCCTGGTTTTACAGGTGCAGATCTTGCCAACTTGTTGAATGAAGCGGCAATCCTTACCGCGCGACGTCGCAAAGAGAGTATCGGAATTTCAGAAATTGATGATGCCGTTGATCGCATCATTGCTGGTATGGAAGGCCATCCCCTCACCGATGGTCGAAGCAAACGATTAATTGCTTATCACGAAGTTGGGCATGCCCTAGTTGGCACCCTCGTGAAAGATCACGATCCTGTTCAAAAGGTCACGTTGATTCCCCGTGGACAGGCCCAGGGTTTGACCTGGTTCTCACCAGACGAAGAGCAGATGCTCGTCTCTCGCGCCCAACTCAAAGCTCGCATCATGGGAGCTTTGGGAGGTCGCGCCGCTGAAGATGTTGTGTTTGGTCACTCCGAAGTCACAACTGGTGCCGGAGGTGACATCCAAATGGTGGCCTCGATGGCCCGTCAAATGGTGACGCAATTTGGAATGAGCCAATTGGGTCCGATGGCACTTGAGGGAGGCAGCCAAGAAGTTTTTCTTGGCCGAGATCTGATGACGCGCAAAGATGTTTCCGATTCCATCGCTAAACAGATTGATGAGCAAGTGCGGTTGATCGTGATGAAGTGCTACGAGGAAACTGTTGCACTCGTTGGTCAACATCGCCAAGCCATGGACAAATTGGTGGAACAGTTGATTGAGCAAGAAACTTTGGACGGGGATGAATTCCGTGTTGTTGTTGCTGAATTTGCTGAAATACCTGAAAAGGAGCGTTTCTCTCCTTTGCTTGCTTAA